GAGGCCCCGCACGCCCGCGGGCAGCCCCTCCTCACACGTCACCTGGATGGGCTGGGCCCGCGCAATCGCCTGCTGGATGGGCATGCCCGTGCCGCCCATGCGCTCGCGGCCGTCGAAGTCCACGTAGCGCCCGTCCGCCTCGGTCGCCGCGGCCCGCACGGGTCCCGGCCGGCCCCACTCGCGCGCCTGCGGGTCGTGCATCACCCGGGCCGTGGCATCCCAGAGCGCGAAGTTGGCGGCCTCCTGCACCTTGAGCGTCAGGGCCCCCACCTCGGCGAAGTAGATGCCGAACACGAGGATGGTGACGAACACCATGAGGGCCAGCGCCGTCTCCACCAGCGCCTGTCCACGGGCGACGCGCGAGCGCATGTCAGTACCCCCTGCCCGTCGGACCGCCGCCCCGGTAGCCCTCGCTCACCAGACGCCGCAGCGCCTGCGCGTGCTCGGTGAAGCCCGCGCGTGACAGGCTGTCCGCGGGCCGGTCGTCGCTGGCACCCTCGGCGCTCACCAGCGTGGCGCGCCAGAAGGGGTTGAGGAAGTTGGGAGGCTCGCGCCAGCCGCCGCCCTCCATCGCGGGGCGCGGCCGGTGGTAGTAGGCGATGCCCGCCGACAGGGCCACCTGGTTGCGCTGCACGTCCTCGCGCCCGGTGGCCTGGATGCGGCCCAGCGGGCTGGCGTTGTCGAAGGCCTTGTCCGTCTCCGCGTTGAAGCGGAAGCGGAAGAAGAGGTTCCACGGGTCCGGCGGCCGGGTGGCGTAGTCCCGGTGCAGCAGCGCGTACAGCTTGGGCTGCCCGTACTGGTCGGCCGCGCCCAGGTTCAGCGCGGCCACGTTGTAGGCGATGGAGAAGGGCCAGATGCCGGGGCACGACACGCACGCGCCCAGCGTGTGCGCCTGCCACGTGGGCTCGCCATTCTCGGGCGACTGGCCCGGCGGCACGCGCGCGCCGTAGACGTGCTGGTCCTCGTGCGTCTGCTCCTCGTCGGACATCACCCACGCATCCGTCGCCGCAGCCGGCGTCGGAGGCCGCGAGCGGCAGCGCGTGGGAATCACCGCGCGCCCGTGGTCATGCCCCCACGAGTTGCGGCCGGAGACAGTGTCGTAGGTGGCCGGGTCCATGGCCGCCGCGCTGGAGTAGTGGGTGAAGCCCGCGTTGCGCGTCGCCCCGGCGCCGAAGCCCGCGCTGCCCCCGGGCCGGTTGTGCACCCACGTCCAGCCCAGGCTGCCCATGGTGGCGTTGAGGGACGCCCGGCCCGCGCCGCCCGCGGGGCACACCGCGCCGCCATTCGGACCGCAGACCACCCCGCCGCCGCGCATCGCGTTCATCAGGTCGCCGTGGCTGGGGACCTGGTTGCCACCGTTCAGCTCGGAGAAGGACTTGGACGCACCCTCCTGCACGGCCTGCAGCTCCGGGTTCGCCGCCCGGGCCACGCGCCTGGCGAGCTTCTGCTCCAGCACGTGCTCCCCGAGCAGCTCCGCGTAGATGGTGAGCCCGGCCCGGTACAGGGTGCCCGCCTGGCCCTGCAGGCTCTTGACCTGCGCGCCCGCGGCCATGTCCGCGTCGTGCCACTCCGACGGGAGGATGTCCCCCGGGCACACCGCGTTGTGCGCCGCGAACTCCTGGCTGCTGTGGCTGATGAGCGCCTGGGTGCCGGCCATGGCCACCATGTGCGCCACCTGGGCCCGGTTCATCACCGCAATCGCATTGAACGTCCGCGCGGTGGCCACCGCCTGGCTGTAGGCCGCCGCGTCCGCCGCCATCTGGATTTCGACGCGCTCCTTGGCGCGCATGCCGAAGCCCAGCGTCATCAGCACCATCACCGACAGGAGCAGCAGCGTCAGCGCGAAGAGCACCAGCGCCTGCCCGCGCGCACGCGTCGTCAGCCGTGGGGATTGCACGCGGGACCTCCCTGGAAGTACTCGGACATGACGGGCGTCATCATCCGCATGGCCGCGTTGACCTGGATGGGGAAGAGGTAGTGCCCCTGGTTGCTCCATTGCACCATGCGGTCGCCCAGGTCTCCGCCCGGCCACCCGTCACGGCCGAGCGTCGCGTCCGTCTCGCCCCACCAGGCCGCCCTTCGCTGCACGGGCATCAGCGGGTTGGCGGCGGTGTAGCGCTTCAGCTGGAAGTGGGCGAGCAGCATGCGGCTCATCACCCAGTTCGCGAACGGAATGCGCATGTAGTACCAGGCCACCATGCGGATCTCCAACGTGCGGGCCCGCAGCGCGCGCGCGTCGTTGGTGGGCGCGTCGAACAGCAGGTCCTCGTTGCCCACCAGCCCCTGCGCCCAGGAGGCGTCCGGCGACTCGCGCACGATTTCCACCAGGGGGCCGTTGAAGGACTGCCCGGTGGAGCTCGTCACCCGGTAGTGGTTGTGGCGCCGGGGCGAGAAGGCCTCCGCCAGCCGCTGGCCGCTGTCCGTGCGCGCCACCGTGGGCAGCATCGTCACCAGCGCCGCGTGCGTCATCGGCAGGCAGTTGCCGTGGTTCAGGCTGCCCGCCCGCACCGCCCGGTACACCGCCACCTGCGCCAGGATGCGCGCCTGCAGCATCATGAAGAGCTGCAGCGTCCCCAGCACCAGGAACACCACCAATGGCAACGTCAGCGCCGCCTCCACCGCGGCCTGTCCTGACTGACGTCCTGTGCGCGCGGGGGATGGGGGGAGCATCAGACCCTACGAATTCCCCGTTTCTGGGTGATTGAGGAATCGGTCATGTGGACGAGCCCTCACATTCGCGCACAGTGTCACTGCCATGTCTACAGCCTGGCTGTGAGAAGACAAGACGGAGCCCTCCCAACGTAGAGGGCCGGACGTTACTCCCGTCTCAGTTTTCGTGCTTTTCAGCGGTTGATGACGAAACCGCAGGCGGAGTCGAGGATGACCCTGGCCCCGGAGAGGGCCTTCAGCAGCCGCTCGTAGTGGGTGCGCTCGGCGTCCAGCTGGGCCTCGACGGCGTCGGCGGGCAGGCCCTGGTGGGCCAGGGACAGGCGCAGGCGCTCCACGGCGGCGTCCCGCTCGCCTTCGATGCCCTTGCGCGCCCGGGTGGCCAGCTTCGCCAGCTCCGCCTCGGCGGCCTTCTGGCCCACCGGCACGGACGCGTCCACGAAGGGGCCGAAGCCCGGAAACGCCCGCGTCACCTCGTCGCCCTTGAGCGTCCGCCCTTCCGTCTCCAGCGCGGCCAGCACCGTGGTGTCCGCCTTCGGGCCCGTGGCACCCTCCACCACCGCCACGTGCAGGAGCGTGCGCTCCAGGAAGCGCGCCAGCTGCCGGCTGGGCACGCGCGCGCCCGGCGAGGTGTCCTCCGGCTCCGGCAGCTGCACGTGGTAGAGCAGCTCCACCCCGCGCGCCTTCATGGGCCCGCGCTTCTCGATGTAGCGGAACGCGCTGCGGCCATAGGGCCCGTCGCGCAGGAAGCCGAAGAGGGCCTCCACCAGCGGGTGGCCGGTGGCGAAGTACTCCAGCTCCTCCGCCTCCACCGCCGTGTCGCGCCAGAAGGTGCCCAGGAGCGTCCGGTCCTCCATCACGTCGATGCCCGGCAGCCCGTCCACCTTGAGCGCGTGGCCGAACTGGAAGGCCACCTGGAACGCCTCCACCTGCTCGTCCGTGTCCACGCCGATGCCCACCCGGCGCGCCAGCTCGGTGACGGACTCCTCCAGGCGCTCGTCCAAATCCCTGGCCACGCCCCACAGGCCGTCCTCGACGCTTCCGGCCTCGCCGTCCTCCCCGTCCTCGTCCTCGTCGGCCTCGATGCCCATGCGCTCCTGGGCGCGCTTCACCAGCCGCTCCACCGCCGGCTTGTCGAAGCTGCGCACGTCCAGCAGCGGGTCATACGCGCGCTTCACCTGCGCACGGGCGGCCTCCACCTTCGCCTTCAGCTCCTGGGCGTAGGCCATGCGGGCCTCTCGCGGCAGCAGGGCCAGCTCCGCCAGCCGGTCCTCCACCTCCTCCAGCACCGCGTCCAGGCCGCCCACCGTCTCGCCGAAGACGCCGACGGCATCCGCCAGCAGCATCAGCACGTCCGACGCCAGCGTGCCCGCCGGGTCGAAGACGTGGATTTCCACCGGGTGCGTCTGGCCGATGCGGTCCAGGCGGCCGATGCGCTGCTCCACCGTGGACGGGCTCCAGGGCAAATCGTAGTGCACCAGGTGGTGCGCGAACTGGAAGTTGCGGCCCTCGCCGCCCACCTCCGTGCACAGCAACAGCTTGGGGCCCTCCGGGTCCCTGAAGCGCGCCACCTGCCTGTCCCGCTCCACCAGCGGCAAGTCGCCGTGGTAGCCCAGCGCCTCCACGCCCTCGCGGCCCAGCTCCGACTGGAGCATCTCCAGCGTGTCGCGGCTCTCGGTGAAGACGAGCACCTTGGCCGCCGGCTCCGCCTTCCAGACGCCGCGCAGCACGCCCAGGAAGGTGACGAACTTCGCGTCGCGCGAGGGCAGCTTCAGCGCGTCCGCCCGGCCCTTGAAGGCGGGGTTGGTCTTCACCGCGCCCGCGAAGGCGGCGGGGCTGGACTCCAGCCGGCGCAGCACGTTGCCCAGCGGCGCGCCGCGCAGGGTGCCTTCGGCCAGCGTGGCCCGCGCGGCGTCGCGGACCTTCAGCTCCTCGGCCGGCAGCTCCACCGGGTGGCGGTGCAGCCGGCGCGTGGAGAAGCCGCCCACCACCGCGCGGCGGTTGCGCACCAGCCTGTCGCTGAGGCTGTACGTCTCCGCCAGGTGCTGGAGCAGCGCGTCCCTGTCCTTGAGCCCCGCCAGCTTCGTGTCCTCGGGGAAGCGCTTCGCCAGCGCCTGCACCGCGGCGGAGGCCTTCCCGCCAGACTTTCCCCCGTCCATCAGCGCGCGCACCGCGGCGGACAGCTCCTCCTGGCGCTCGAGGCGCGCCTCGAAGCCCGCCACCGTGGGCGCGGTGGCCGCGTCGATGAGGGTGAGCAGCCCGTGGTACTCCGCCGGGTCCAGCTGCATGGGCGTGGCGGTGAGCAGCAGCAGGCCCCAGCTGTTCTTCGCCAGCACGCTGGCGGCCTCGAAGGCCTTCTCGCCCTTGAGGTGGTGCGCCTCGTCCACGATGACCAGGTCCCAGAAGGCGTCGTCCGCGGCCAGCTCGCGGCGGTGGTCCGCGCCGCGCGACAGCAGTTCCAGGCTGGTCACCACCAGCGGGAAACGCGCCCACGGGGAGACGCCCGGCGCCTCCTTGAGGGACTGCTCGTACCGGTCCGAGTCCATCAGCGTGAAGAGCTGGTTGAACTTGTGGAACAGCTCCACCAGCCACTGCACGGTGAGGTGGCTGGGCGCCACCACGAGGCAGCGGCGCGCCAGGCCCGACAGGCGCAGCGCGCTGAACACCATGCCCGCCTCAATCGTCTTGCCCAGGCCCACCTCGTCCGCCAGCACGAAGCGGGGCCGGCGCGCGGACAGCACGCGCTGCACCACGCCCACCTGGTGCGGCTTCACCATGATGCGGCTGGCCAGCAGCGCGCCCAGCGCGTCGCAGCGGCGCTCGTCGTCCAGCACCAGCGCCTGCTTGCGCAGGGTGAAGGCCTTCGCGTCGCCCACCCGCCCCTCGCGCAGCGTGGACAGCAAATCGGAGCGCGGCGGCAGCGCGCGCACCTCGGACTCGGGCAGCTCGTCCTCCTCCCCGTCGTCCGCGTAGCGCAGCACGTAGCGGCGCAGGCCGCGCGCGCCCGGCTCCTCGCGGATGACCAGCGCCAGCCGGCCCTTGTACGTCACCACCGGCTCGCCCGGGGGCAGCGGGTACTGCACCAGCGCGCCCCCCTTGGTGGACACCAGCACCGGCGCATCCTCGCGCGCGGGGAAGGAGACGAGCGCCTTGGCGCCGTCCTCCTGAAAGGACATCAGGTGTCCCACACCCCATTCGGGCTGCGGGAGGTAGCGGACCTTCGAACCTTCGACGAGGGACATAGGGAGGACAGGCCCCTGGAAAATGGGGGGCCAGCCTCATAACCCCCCGGCATTCCAATGGCCATCTCCATGAAGGCCTCCGCATGGGGGCCCGGAAACGACACTGGCGCAGAGTCCGGTCCCATCCCCCCTGGGGTCACTCCGCCCCGTCCATTGGGGTGATGTTTTCAGTGGATCACATCTGTGATGCTGGCTCGGCCTGTCGCACGCCCTTCGCGGTGCGGCTGGGGGGGAGTGCCACATGATGCGCCGTTGGACGTTCGCTCAGCGAGTGGGCGCGGGTCTGTCCGCCTGCTTGATGGTTGGGTTGTTGCTACTGGGCACGCTGCTGTCCGCGGTACATGCAGAGCTGATTTCGGGAAGCGCGGCCCGGGGCACGCTGCCCGAGGCGATGTTGCTGGGCCTGCTGGGCCTGGCGGGCGTGGGTTCGCTGGGCTTCGTCCTCCACCGCGCGCTGGCCCCGCTCCACGCGCGGCACGAGCACAACGAGCAGCGCCTGCAGCTGCTGATGGATGGCGTCACCGACTACGCGCTGTGCTTCCTGGACCGGCATGGCCGCGTCACCGCGTGGAGCGCCGGCGCCGCGCGGCTGAGCGGCTGGTCGGAGGCGGACGTGCTCGGGCAGGACGCCGACCGGCTCTACCCGGAGGACGAGGTGGCCGCGGGCGTGCCGCGCGCCCACCGCGAGCGCGCCACCCGCGAGGGGCGCCTGCTGTCCGAGGGCTGGCGCATCCGCCGCGACGGCACGCGCTTCTGGGCGGAGACGCTGCTCACCTCGCAGTGTGACGGGCGGGGCCGGCCCCGCGGCTTCGTGGAGGTGACGCGCGACATCACCGAGCGCCGCCGCATGGAGCGCGCCCAGGCCCTCTTCGCCGAGGCCGGCCGCGTCCTCCAGCCGCTGTCCGGCGCGCGCGAGGTGGGCGAGGCCCTCACCCGCCTGTGCGTGCCCGAGGTGGCGGACGCGTGCATCCTCTTCCTGCCGTCCGAGGACGGCACCGTGCGGCCCCAGGCGGTGGCGTGCGCGGACACGGACGCCGCGAGCCGGCTGTGGGAGCCGCTGCTGCGCTGCCCGGACGAGGGCGAGGTGGGCCCCTACCGCGTGGTGCGCACCGGCCGCAGCGAGCTGCTGCCGGAGCTGGACGGGGCCCGGCCCCCGCAGGCGCTCGTGGGCACCGCGCATGGCGAGCTGCTCCACACGCTGGGCGTGACGTCCGCCCTCACCGTGCCGCTGGCGGTGGGCACGCGCGTGCTGGGCGCGCTGTGCCTGCTGTCCACCCGCTCGCACCACCGCTTCGGCGAGGTGGACCGCGCCTTCATGGAGGAGCTGGCCGCGCGCGCCGCGCTGGCGCTGGACAACGCGCGGCTGCTGGCCGAGGCGCAGGACGCGCTCGAGCTCATCGGCGTGGCCGCGCACGATTTGGGCAACCCGCTCAGCTCGCTCCAGCTGCGGCTGCGGCGGCTGCGCCTGCTGGAAGGCTCGCAGGACCCGCGGATGCGCGACGGGCTGAGCGGCGCTGAAACCGAGACGCGGCGCCTGGGCCGGCTGGTGCACAACCTGCTGGACCTGTCCCGCCTGTCCGCGGGCCGCATGGTGCTGGACACCGAGGAGCTGGACCTCGCGAAGCTGGTGCGCGAGGTGATGGACCGCCACTCGGACCAGGCCGCCGCCGCCGGCTGCGCCCTCTCCTTGCGCGTGGAGGAGAGCGCCACCGGCCAGTGGGACCGCCAGCGCCTGGACCGCGTCGTCACCAACCTGCTCAGCAACGCCCTCAAGTTCGGCCGGGGCCAGCCCGTGGAGGTCTGCATCCACGCGGACGCGGACCACGCCCGCTTCACCGTGAGGGACGGCGGCATCGGCATCGCCCAGGAGGACCAGCAGCGCCTGTTCCGCCGCTTCCAGCGCGTCCACGCGGGCACGCAGCACACCGGCACCGGCCTGGGCCTCTACATCGTCCGCCAGCTCATCGAGGCCCACGGCGGCGTCATCCGCGTGCAGAGCCGGAGCGGAGAAGGCGCGGAATTCACGGTTGAATTGCCGAGGACGCCGCGCGTCACCGCCTGCCCGCCCGCTGAAGCCCGGGCATAACGCTGAATGAAAACTGCACCCCCAGTCCAGGAGGTATCCAGCGGCTGACACTTATGGTTCGACTTACAGCGGATTATTTTCCCAGAAGTTGAACCCATCTGTTCGTTGCAGATAATCTTCGTACGGCTAAAAAGGCTCGAACCGGGGAAACCCGGAAACGGGAGAGGCCCGGCCCCACTCGCCAGCAGGCGAAGGGCTACAGGGTCCGCTGGCCTGGGGCGCCATACAGGCGTCCGCTTTTGAACGTACGAGGAGATTCACCATGGGTGGACTTGGAGCCCCCCCGGCGTGTCGCGACGGGTCTGTTTCGCGCAAGCCCCTGGCCCGGGCAGCAGGGCGCTCGGCCCTGCTGTCCTCCCTGACGGTGTTGCTGCTCGCCTGTGGCGGGCAGGA
This DNA window, taken from Pyxidicoccus xibeiensis, encodes the following:
- a CDS encoding pilus assembly protein, encoding MQSPRLTTRARGQALVLFALTLLLLSVMVLMTLGFGMRAKERVEIQMAADAAAYSQAVATARTFNAIAVMNRAQVAHMVAMAGTQALISHSSQEFAAHNAVCPGDILPSEWHDADMAAGAQVKSLQGQAGTLYRAGLTIYAELLGEHVLEQKLARRVARAANPELQAVQEGASKSFSELNGGNQVPSHGDLMNAMRGGGVVCGPNGGAVCPAGGAGRASLNATMGSLGWTWVHNRPGGSAGFGAGATRNAGFTHYSSAAAMDPATYDTVSGRNSWGHDHGRAVIPTRCRSRPPTPAAATDAWVMSDEEQTHEDQHVYGARVPPGQSPENGEPTWQAHTLGACVSCPGIWPFSIAYNVAALNLGAADQYGQPKLYALLHRDYATRPPDPWNLFFRFRFNAETDKAFDNASPLGRIQATGREDVQRNQVALSAGIAYYHRPRPAMEGGGWREPPNFLNPFWRATLVSAEGASDDRPADSLSRAGFTEHAQALRRLVSEGYRGGGPTGRGY
- a CDS encoding TadE/TadG family type IV pilus assembly protein → MLPPSPARTGRQSGQAAVEAALTLPLVVFLVLGTLQLFMMLQARILAQVAVYRAVRAGSLNHGNCLPMTHAALVTMLPTVARTDSGQRLAEAFSPRRHNHYRVTSSTGQSFNGPLVEIVRESPDASWAQGLVGNEDLLFDAPTNDARALRARTLEIRMVAWYYMRIPFANWVMSRMLLAHFQLKRYTAANPLMPVQRRAAWWGETDATLGRDGWPGGDLGDRMVQWSNQGHYLFPIQVNAAMRMMTPVMSEYFQGGPACNPHG
- a CDS encoding helicase-related protein translates to MSLVEGSKVRYLPQPEWGVGHLMSFQEDGAKALVSFPAREDAPVLVSTKGGALVQYPLPPGEPVVTYKGRLALVIREEPGARGLRRYVLRYADDGEEDELPESEVRALPPRSDLLSTLREGRVGDAKAFTLRKQALVLDDERRCDALGALLASRIMVKPHQVGVVQRVLSARRPRFVLADEVGLGKTIEAGMVFSALRLSGLARRCLVVAPSHLTVQWLVELFHKFNQLFTLMDSDRYEQSLKEAPGVSPWARFPLVVTSLELLSRGADHRRELAADDAFWDLVIVDEAHHLKGEKAFEAASVLAKNSWGLLLLTATPMQLDPAEYHGLLTLIDAATAPTVAGFEARLERQEELSAAVRALMDGGKSGGKASAAVQALAKRFPEDTKLAGLKDRDALLQHLAETYSLSDRLVRNRRAVVGGFSTRRLHRHPVELPAEELKVRDAARATLAEGTLRGAPLGNVLRRLESSPAAFAGAVKTNPAFKGRADALKLPSRDAKFVTFLGVLRGVWKAEPAAKVLVFTESRDTLEMLQSELGREGVEALGYHGDLPLVERDRQVARFRDPEGPKLLLCTEVGGEGRNFQFAHHLVHYDLPWSPSTVEQRIGRLDRIGQTHPVEIHVFDPAGTLASDVLMLLADAVGVFGETVGGLDAVLEEVEDRLAELALLPREARMAYAQELKAKVEAARAQVKRAYDPLLDVRSFDKPAVERLVKRAQERMGIEADEDEDGEDGEAGSVEDGLWGVARDLDERLEESVTELARRVGIGVDTDEQVEAFQVAFQFGHALKVDGLPGIDVMEDRTLLGTFWRDTAVEAEELEYFATGHPLVEALFGFLRDGPYGRSAFRYIEKRGPMKARGVELLYHVQLPEPEDTSPGARVPSRQLARFLERTLLHVAVVEGATGPKADTTVLAALETEGRTLKGDEVTRAFPGFGPFVDASVPVGQKAAEAELAKLATRARKGIEGERDAAVERLRLSLAHQGLPADAVEAQLDAERTHYERLLKALSGARVILDSACGFVINR
- a CDS encoding sensor histidine kinase, whose protein sequence is MMRRWTFAQRVGAGLSACLMVGLLLLGTLLSAVHAELISGSAARGTLPEAMLLGLLGLAGVGSLGFVLHRALAPLHARHEHNEQRLQLLMDGVTDYALCFLDRHGRVTAWSAGAARLSGWSEADVLGQDADRLYPEDEVAAGVPRAHRERATREGRLLSEGWRIRRDGTRFWAETLLTSQCDGRGRPRGFVEVTRDITERRRMERAQALFAEAGRVLQPLSGAREVGEALTRLCVPEVADACILFLPSEDGTVRPQAVACADTDAASRLWEPLLRCPDEGEVGPYRVVRTGRSELLPELDGARPPQALVGTAHGELLHTLGVTSALTVPLAVGTRVLGALCLLSTRSHHRFGEVDRAFMEELAARAALALDNARLLAEAQDALELIGVAAHDLGNPLSSLQLRLRRLRLLEGSQDPRMRDGLSGAETETRRLGRLVHNLLDLSRLSAGRMVLDTEELDLAKLVREVMDRHSDQAAAAGCALSLRVEESATGQWDRQRLDRVVTNLLSNALKFGRGQPVEVCIHADADHARFTVRDGGIGIAQEDQQRLFRRFQRVHAGTQHTGTGLGLYIVRQLIEAHGGVIRVQSRSGEGAEFTVELPRTPRVTACPPAEARA